In one window of Methanosarcina vacuolata Z-761 DNA:
- the ala gene encoding alanine dehydrogenase, which yields MEILWLAQEEVTSVIDMSSDMQVVERAFRQHGLGRVQMPPKSYLYYTAYNGDLRTMPAYLEEENITGVKIVNVHPGNPDRGLPTVMALIVLISPETGAPMAIMDGTYLTDIRTGAAGGIAAKYLARKDSKVIGLVGAGNQAKTQLKALCEVFEPELVRVTSRTKESSEQFIREMANITPCEIRYEENIKKVCDCDILVTTTPSRKPIVKAQWINEGTHINAIGADAVGKEELDPELLIRSKIIVDDIVQALHSGEVNVPLSKHYISENDVHAELGEVIVGLKPGRTSDEEITIFDSTGLAIQDVASAHLVYERAVSKGLGKHVLMF from the coding sequence ATGGAAATATTATGGCTGGCTCAGGAAGAAGTAACAAGTGTTATAGATATGAGTTCTGATATGCAGGTCGTAGAAAGGGCTTTCAGGCAGCATGGATTGGGCAGAGTTCAGATGCCTCCCAAGTCCTACCTTTACTATACGGCATATAACGGAGACCTGCGGACAATGCCTGCATATCTTGAGGAGGAGAATATTACTGGCGTGAAAATTGTAAATGTCCATCCCGGAAACCCAGATCGTGGGCTTCCCACGGTAATGGCGCTTATTGTCCTTATTTCTCCGGAAACAGGTGCTCCTATGGCAATTATGGACGGAACCTACCTGACTGATATCCGGACAGGAGCTGCAGGGGGAATTGCTGCAAAATACCTTGCAAGAAAGGATTCAAAGGTTATAGGCCTTGTTGGGGCCGGAAATCAGGCAAAGACCCAGTTAAAAGCTCTCTGCGAGGTTTTTGAGCCCGAACTGGTAAGGGTTACTTCCAGGACAAAGGAGAGCTCTGAACAATTTATCCGGGAAATGGCAAATATTACTCCCTGTGAAATCCGTTATGAAGAAAACATTAAGAAGGTCTGCGACTGCGATATCCTTGTTACGACCACTCCTTCCAGAAAACCTATCGTAAAGGCCCAGTGGATCAATGAAGGCACTCACATAAACGCAATAGGGGCTGATGCAGTAGGAAAAGAAGAACTTGATCCCGAACTTTTAATCAGGTCCAAGATAATTGTGGATGATATTGTCCAGGCCCTTCACTCCGGAGAAGTAAACGTTCCTCTCTCCAAGCACTATATCTCGGAAAACGATGTTCATGCCGAGCTAGGTGAGGTAATTGTCGGCCTGAAACCAGGCAGGACAAGTGATGAAGAAATTACAATCTTTGATTCAACAGGCCTTGCCATTCAGGACGTTGCAAGCGCACACCTGGTTTATGAGAGGGCTGTCAGTAAAGGGCTCGGGAAGCATGTTCTTATGTTCTAA
- a CDS encoding cobyric acid synthase, with amino-acid sequence MEKKSVLILGTASHVGKSSVVTAICRILSREYRVAPFKAQNMSLNSWITKDGKEIGIAQAIQAKAAGTEPTADMNPVLLKPKGDCVSQIILLGEPYADRSAGQYYDSIAEMNEVLEGALERLFKEHDIIVMEGAGGAAEINLYERDIVNIGTARLTQAPIILVGDIERGGVFASLYGTIALLPEDVRKNVKGFIINKFRGDLEILKPGLKQLEEKTGIPVLGVLPYFKLNIPSEDSVSLEDKEAEKNEKEIEIAVIRLPRISNFTDFEPLEGSAKIRYVELDEDLGTPDAIMIPGTKNTVNDLLDLKASGMAEKIQAYKGKIPIFGVCGGYQMLGKTIYDSGVENGVEAEFEGLGLLNIGTKFGEYKKRTIQVTKKVNAYGPILAPIDGEEIKGYEIHMGITDSSRNIFGNDGAIDETGLVIGTYLHGLFDNKNIRDALMQYLYEKKGLEYSPENAMTENDAYEELANVVEQNLEMEKLYEIIGI; translated from the coding sequence ATGGAAAAGAAAAGCGTCTTGATCCTGGGAACTGCTTCCCATGTTGGGAAAAGTTCAGTCGTGACTGCCATATGCAGAATCCTTTCAAGAGAATACAGGGTTGCCCCCTTCAAGGCTCAGAACATGAGCCTGAATTCCTGGATTACAAAAGACGGAAAGGAAATAGGCATTGCCCAGGCAATTCAGGCAAAAGCCGCAGGCACTGAGCCCACTGCCGATATGAATCCCGTTCTTCTAAAACCCAAAGGAGACTGCGTTTCCCAGATAATCCTGCTGGGAGAACCTTACGCCGACAGGAGCGCAGGTCAATACTACGATTCCATCGCAGAAATGAATGAAGTACTTGAAGGAGCTCTTGAAAGGCTCTTCAAAGAACATGATATCATTGTCATGGAAGGAGCGGGAGGGGCCGCCGAGATTAACCTCTACGAAAGGGATATTGTAAATATCGGCACTGCAAGGCTTACACAGGCTCCCATAATCCTTGTTGGAGACATAGAGAGAGGAGGAGTTTTTGCAAGCCTTTACGGTACAATTGCACTTCTTCCAGAAGATGTACGGAAAAACGTCAAAGGATTTATTATAAACAAATTCAGAGGCGATCTGGAAATCCTGAAGCCAGGCCTGAAACAACTTGAAGAAAAGACCGGCATTCCAGTACTTGGAGTCCTTCCTTATTTTAAGCTTAACATTCCTTCTGAAGACTCGGTCTCACTTGAAGATAAAGAAGCCGAGAAAAACGAAAAAGAAATCGAGATCGCAGTCATCCGCCTGCCAAGAATATCGAACTTTACGGACTTCGAACCCCTGGAAGGATCTGCTAAAATCCGCTATGTGGAACTTGACGAAGACCTAGGAACTCCGGATGCGATCATGATTCCGGGCACAAAGAACACGGTTAATGACCTTCTCGACCTTAAAGCAAGCGGCATGGCAGAGAAAATCCAGGCATATAAAGGAAAAATCCCAATTTTCGGGGTCTGCGGCGGCTACCAGATGCTCGGAAAGACAATTTATGATTCCGGAGTTGAAAACGGAGTCGAAGCCGAATTCGAAGGCCTGGGGCTTCTGAACATAGGGACAAAGTTCGGAGAATACAAAAAGAGGACAATCCAGGTCACGAAAAAAGTGAATGCTTACGGCCCGATACTAGCTCCAATAGACGGAGAGGAAATAAAAGGATATGAAATCCATATGGGCATAACCGACTCTTCCCGTAACATCTTCGGAAATGACGGAGCAATCGATGAGACAGGTCTGGTAATCGGAACTTACCTGCATGGACTCTTCGACAATAAAAATATAAGAGACGCTCTTATGCAATACCTCTACGAGAAAAAAGGACTTGAGTACAGCCCTGAAAACGCCATGACCGAAAACGATGCCTACGAAGAACTTGCAAATGTAGTTGAGCAGAACCTTGAAATGGAAAAACTCTACGAAATAATAGGTATCTGA
- a CDS encoding transposase — MLDATWSKLVTYTSYKTENAGRNVILVNPKNTSQMCSVCGQIVKKG, encoded by the coding sequence ATTCTTGATGCTACCTGGAGTAAACTTGTAACTTATACTTCCTACAAAACTGAAAACGCTGGTAGAAACGTAATACTTGTTAACCCAAAGAATACCTCTCAAATGTGCTCAGTCTGTGGTCAAATAGTCAAAAAAGGGTAG
- a CDS encoding zinc ribbon domain-containing protein: protein MINNSGTRPKKELSERTHNCPFCGLYVDRDLNAAINVLRLGLQSDRKIGRCPSLQ from the coding sequence TTGATCAATAACTCAGGGACACGACCCAAAAAAGAACTATCAGAGAGAACTCATAATTGTCCTTTCTGTGGATTATATGTTGACCGTGATCTTAATGCTGCTATAAATGTTCTCAGATTGGGATTACAATCTGACCGTAAAATCGGAAGATGCCCGTCACTTCAATGA
- a CDS encoding sodium-translocating pyrophosphatase, translating to MEIITKNKAVKATLESLFSLAIMSLTPAIAAASEANLKIPNLSQEQNNLLLWGIVVCILGMLFGLYQFTKVKKIRAHQSMLDVADIIYETCKTYLIQQGKLLCILFVFIGLCIAFYFGFLQKMPLSGVLLILAWTILGILGSYTVAWYGIRMNTLANSRTAFVSLEKKPLKLLNIALDAGMSIGVLLVCVELIMMLIILLFVPRELAGSSFIGFAIGESLGASALRIAGGIFTKIADIGSDLMKIVFGIKEDDPRNPGVIADCTGDNAGDSVGPTADGFETYGVTGVALVSFIVLAVQSDLTGILLTWIFVMRILMIITSVASFYINRALSQARFSSKDDFDFEQPLTSLIWITSIFSIIGTFAVSYYILGPGSGVPAELENLWLVLSIIISCGTLGAALIPEFTKVFTSPNSKHVAEVVKASREGGPSLNILSGLVAGNFSSFWIGMVFFLLMFVAYYVSGYGLSEIMIYPSIFAFGLVAFGMLGMGPVTIAVDSYGPVTDNAQSIYELSLIETIPKVKEQIQKEFNFKPDFDKAKHYLEANDGAGNTFKATAKPVLIGTAVVGATTMIFSLILVIKNVLGVQPEEILTLLNPYTILGLLAGGCVIYWFTGASIQAVTTGAYRAVEYIKRNIQLDENASQKASTEKSKEVVKICTQYAQQGMFNIFIVIFSFTLAFSCLSAPISRNDSVALFISYLISIAVFGLFQAVFMANAGGCWDNAKKVVEVDLQEKGTDLHEATVVGDTVGDPFKDTSSVALNPIIKFTTLFGLLAMEIAISESFRNIAPYAGGIFLLIGLFFVWRSFYRMRIPTKE from the coding sequence ATGGAGATTATAACCAAAAATAAGGCGGTCAAGGCAACACTAGAAAGCCTTTTTAGCCTGGCCATAATGTCGCTAACACCGGCAATAGCAGCTGCCAGTGAGGCGAATCTTAAAATTCCGAATTTAAGCCAGGAGCAAAACAATTTGCTGCTCTGGGGTATCGTAGTCTGTATATTAGGTATGCTGTTTGGTCTTTACCAGTTTACGAAGGTAAAAAAAATCAGGGCCCATCAGTCAATGCTGGACGTGGCCGACATAATTTACGAGACCTGTAAAACCTATCTTATCCAGCAGGGTAAACTGCTGTGTATATTATTTGTTTTTATCGGTCTTTGTATAGCCTTTTACTTTGGCTTCCTTCAGAAAATGCCTCTGAGTGGAGTATTGCTCATCCTGGCCTGGACCATTTTAGGGATACTGGGTTCTTACACTGTTGCCTGGTACGGAATTCGTATGAATACCCTGGCTAACAGCAGAACCGCATTTGTCTCCCTGGAGAAAAAACCCCTGAAACTATTAAATATCGCTCTCGACGCGGGGATGAGCATAGGCGTGCTTCTGGTCTGCGTTGAGCTGATAATGATGTTAATTATACTGCTGTTTGTTCCTAGAGAACTGGCCGGATCAAGCTTTATAGGCTTTGCAATCGGAGAATCTCTGGGAGCCAGCGCCTTACGTATCGCAGGCGGGATATTCACCAAAATCGCCGACATCGGCTCCGACCTTATGAAAATAGTATTTGGAATAAAGGAAGATGATCCGCGTAATCCTGGCGTTATTGCCGACTGTACTGGAGATAATGCAGGTGACAGCGTAGGGCCAACCGCAGATGGATTCGAAACTTATGGTGTGACCGGAGTTGCCCTTGTTTCCTTCATAGTTCTGGCTGTACAGTCTGACCTGACCGGCATCCTGCTTACCTGGATCTTTGTCATGCGTATACTCATGATTATTACCTCTGTAGCCTCTTTCTACATCAACAGGGCACTCAGCCAGGCAAGATTCAGTAGCAAAGACGATTTTGATTTTGAACAACCTCTGACCAGCCTAATATGGATTACCTCTATTTTTTCTATAATTGGAACCTTTGCCGTAAGCTATTATATTCTGGGACCTGGGTCCGGAGTGCCTGCAGAGTTGGAGAATCTCTGGCTTGTACTCTCAATAATAATAAGCTGCGGTACCCTGGGAGCGGCTTTAATTCCCGAATTTACTAAAGTCTTTACCAGCCCAAATTCCAAGCACGTAGCCGAAGTTGTCAAAGCTTCCCGAGAAGGTGGCCCGTCTCTTAACATTCTTTCCGGACTGGTTGCAGGTAACTTCAGTTCATTCTGGATCGGTATGGTCTTCTTCTTGCTAATGTTCGTTGCCTATTATGTCAGTGGATACGGCTTGAGCGAGATAATGATTTATCCCTCCATATTCGCATTCGGACTGGTGGCTTTCGGGATGCTGGGCATGGGCCCTGTTACCATAGCAGTTGACAGTTACGGACCTGTGACCGATAATGCTCAATCCATTTACGAGCTGTCGCTTATAGAAACCATTCCTAAAGTAAAGGAACAGATCCAGAAAGAATTCAACTTCAAACCGGATTTTGATAAAGCCAAACATTATCTGGAAGCAAATGACGGAGCAGGAAATACCTTTAAAGCCACAGCCAAACCGGTCTTAATAGGTACAGCTGTGGTTGGCGCTACAACGATGATCTTCTCCTTGATTCTTGTTATTAAAAATGTGCTTGGAGTACAACCTGAAGAAATCCTGACCCTGCTTAATCCTTATACCATCCTCGGATTATTAGCAGGCGGCTGTGTAATTTACTGGTTTACCGGAGCATCAATCCAGGCCGTAACTACCGGAGCTTACCGGGCAGTCGAATATATCAAGAGAAATATTCAGCTTGATGAAAACGCCAGCCAGAAGGCATCCACGGAAAAGTCAAAAGAAGTGGTAAAAATCTGTACCCAGTATGCACAGCAGGGCATGTTCAATATTTTTATCGTTATATTCTCCTTTACTCTGGCATTTTCCTGTCTCTCGGCTCCAATATCCAGAAATGATTCGGTGGCGCTTTTTATCTCTTATCTGATTTCCATTGCAGTATTCGGACTGTTCCAGGCCGTGTTTATGGCAAATGCCGGAGGATGCTGGGATAATGCAAAAAAAGTAGTGGAAGTAGACCTTCAGGAGAAAGGTACCGATTTACATGAAGCCACTGTGGTAGGTGATACTGTAGGCGATCCTTTCAAAGACACTTCATCAGTTGCCCTCAATCCAATCATCAAGTTCACCACCCTGTTTGGCCTGTTAGCCATGGAAATCGCTATTTCCGAGTCCTTCCGGAACATAGCTCCCTATGCAGGTGGCATATTCCTGTTGATTGGTCTGTTCTTTGTCTGGCGTTCATTCTATAGAATGAGAATCCCGACAAAAGAGTAA